In the Enterococcus saigonensis genome, one interval contains:
- the secE gene encoding preprotein translocase subunit SecE: MKFLRSVIAEMKNVTWPTKAQLRKDTLVVIETSLIFAAMFFVMDTVVKSVFGWILK; this comes from the coding sequence ATGAAATTCTTACGTAGTGTAATTGCTGAAATGAAAAATGTAACATGGCCCACTAAAGCGCAACTGCGCAAAGATACGTTGGTTGTTATTGAAACATCTTTGATTTTTGCTGCGATGTTTTTTGTAATGGATACTGTAGTAAAGAGTGTCTTTGGTTGGATTTTAAAATAA
- the recD2 gene encoding SF1B family DNA helicase RecD2 gives MEERNFVSGTVAAIFFENPGNFYKVMLIDIAETNTNYREPQIVVTGSFGDISDDTLYQFYGELIEHARYGLQFQVESYAQDQPTSENGLINYFASEKFPGIGPKTAEKIVHTLGVDAIKKIVEDATVLEKITGLNEKKRQQIAEIVRANQGMDEIVVGLSQYGFGSQLSFAIYQMYHGQALSIIEENPYQLVEDIEGIGFKKADQLAEQLGIAATSDKRLRAAVLHQVFQSALQSGDTYIEANRLLEDTLVLLEKSRPVEINPEQLADVIISLTEEDKIKQEATRIYENSLYFAEIGIAGSIQKMLQRKKEIKYPEKTIEKKLASLEKRLGIQYGTSQAEAIKAALASPLFILTGGPGTGKTTVINGIVQLFAELNDLSLEPLDYTQEVFPILLAAPTGRAAKRMNETTGLPSGTIHRLLGLTGREKVGEIEINELSGGLLIVDEMSMLDTWLANSLLKAIPTNMQVIFVGDKEQLPSVGPGQVLHDLLLIKEIPQRELTDIYRQEDGSTIISLAHEIKNGRLPADFTKNQADRSFFPCHAQQIEPLIAQIVKKAKAKGFSAQDIQLLAPMYRGPAGIDALNKMMQEIFNPNDGTKKEVSFHDHVYRIGDKVLQLVNSPEENVFNGDMGQIVGIIYAKDSEDKVDELVIQFDTNEVTYKRNDWQKITLSYCCSIHKSQGSEFEMVILPMVSQYQRMLQRNLLYTAVTRSKDKLILLGETQAFQTCVTNQSANRLTTLTQRIQVFIGSKIESVERSEAAELSVTTKNESRKQAAVVYEEDKLVSPQKEAGDFCETGSTIDEATDKVALGFVLTQKLIRENSVDPLIGMAGITPMDFM, from the coding sequence ATGGAAGAACGAAATTTTGTCAGCGGAACAGTTGCGGCAATATTTTTTGAAAACCCCGGCAATTTTTATAAGGTGATGCTGATTGATATCGCGGAAACTAATACGAATTATCGGGAGCCACAAATCGTAGTAACCGGCTCTTTTGGTGACATTAGTGACGATACTCTTTATCAATTCTATGGTGAATTGATAGAACATGCGCGATATGGGCTGCAGTTTCAAGTAGAAAGCTATGCTCAAGATCAACCCACTTCTGAAAATGGCTTGATTAATTACTTTGCTAGTGAAAAGTTTCCTGGTATAGGTCCAAAGACAGCTGAAAAAATTGTCCACACATTAGGTGTTGATGCGATAAAAAAAATTGTGGAAGATGCCACGGTATTAGAAAAAATTACAGGTCTAAATGAAAAAAAACGACAACAGATTGCAGAAATTGTTCGGGCAAACCAAGGAATGGATGAAATTGTTGTTGGTTTATCCCAGTATGGTTTTGGGAGTCAATTATCTTTTGCCATTTATCAAATGTATCACGGGCAGGCGTTGAGTATTATTGAAGAAAATCCTTATCAATTAGTAGAAGATATTGAAGGAATTGGCTTTAAAAAAGCCGATCAATTAGCAGAGCAGTTAGGAATTGCGGCAACAAGTGACAAGCGCTTGCGAGCAGCAGTCTTACATCAAGTTTTTCAAAGTGCATTGCAAAGTGGAGATACGTACATCGAGGCAAATCGCTTGTTAGAAGATACTTTGGTACTACTGGAGAAAAGTCGTCCGGTAGAAATCAATCCCGAACAGTTGGCTGATGTGATTATTTCTTTAACAGAAGAAGATAAAATCAAACAAGAGGCTACGCGTATTTACGAAAATAGTCTTTATTTTGCTGAAATTGGGATAGCAGGATCTATTCAAAAAATGTTGCAGCGAAAAAAAGAAATTAAGTATCCTGAAAAGACAATTGAAAAAAAATTAGCCAGCTTAGAAAAACGGTTGGGTATTCAATACGGAACATCACAAGCAGAAGCGATTAAAGCGGCGCTAGCATCACCGCTCTTTATTTTAACTGGTGGCCCTGGTACAGGTAAGACAACCGTTATTAATGGTATTGTCCAGTTGTTTGCAGAATTAAATGATTTAAGTTTGGAACCATTAGATTATACTCAGGAAGTTTTTCCCATTCTTTTAGCTGCCCCTACAGGTCGCGCTGCAAAACGGATGAATGAGACAACCGGATTACCCAGTGGTACGATTCATCGTTTATTGGGATTAACGGGTAGAGAAAAAGTCGGCGAAATAGAAATCAATGAATTATCAGGAGGTCTGTTGATTGTTGATGAAATGTCAATGTTAGACACGTGGCTTGCTAATTCATTATTGAAGGCTATTCCAACGAATATGCAAGTTATTTTTGTTGGTGATAAAGAGCAGTTACCTTCTGTCGGACCAGGCCAAGTACTACATGATTTACTTTTAATAAAAGAAATTCCTCAGCGGGAGTTAACAGATATTTATCGTCAAGAAGACGGATCGACAATTATTTCATTAGCCCATGAGATTAAAAATGGTCGTTTACCCGCAGACTTTACAAAAAATCAAGCCGATCGTTCTTTTTTTCCGTGTCATGCGCAACAAATTGAACCACTAATTGCTCAAATCGTAAAAAAAGCAAAAGCAAAAGGATTTAGCGCACAAGATATACAACTGTTGGCGCCAATGTATCGTGGTCCAGCAGGGATTGATGCACTGAATAAAATGATGCAAGAAATTTTTAATCCAAATGATGGAACAAAAAAAGAAGTGTCTTTTCACGATCATGTTTATCGAATTGGCGATAAAGTTTTACAGTTGGTTAATTCACCAGAAGAGAATGTTTTTAATGGTGACATGGGACAAATTGTCGGTATTATTTATGCAAAAGATAGTGAAGATAAAGTAGATGAGTTGGTTATTCAATTTGATACTAATGAAGTAACCTACAAAAGAAATGATTGGCAAAAAATCACATTATCTTATTGTTGTTCGATCCACAAATCCCAAGGTAGTGAATTTGAAATGGTAATTTTACCGATGGTTTCCCAATACCAACGAATGTTGCAGAGAAACTTATTGTATACGGCAGTCACCCGAAGTAAAGATAAATTAATTTTATTAGGGGAGACACAAGCTTTTCAAACTTGCGTTACTAATCAATCTGCCAATCGTCTAACAACATTGACACAACGAATTCAGGTATTTATTGGCTCTAAGATTGAGAGCGTAGAACGAAGTGAAGCAGCTGAATTATCAGTAACGACAAAAAATGAGTCGAGAAAACAAGCCGCTGTTGTCTATGAAGAAGACAAATTAGTCTCCCCCCAAAAAGAAGCAGGCGATTTTTGTGAGACAGGTAGTACAATAGATGAAGCAACTGACAAAGTAGCACTTGGGTTTGTTTTGACACAAAAATTAATACGGGAAAATAGCGTAGATCCTTTAATTGGTATGGCTGGAATAACACCAATGGATTTTATGTAG
- a CDS encoding QueT transporter family protein: MNKNKGNVKVLAINAIVAALYVALSLITPFSAGPIQFRISESLNHLVVFNRKYLWGVFLGVVIYNALFGYGIMDVLFGGGQTLLALTLTSFLQNKVKDEKVLLGLNIVFFTFSMFLIAVMLMFTADLPFWPTYFTTGLSELIIMSISAPLMYWLNRNVNFSKQF; encoded by the coding sequence ATGAATAAAAATAAAGGTAATGTCAAAGTCTTGGCAATCAATGCCATTGTTGCGGCCTTATATGTCGCTTTATCGCTTATCACTCCTTTTTCTGCAGGACCGATTCAATTTCGAATTTCAGAAAGTTTGAATCATCTTGTTGTCTTTAATCGTAAATATTTGTGGGGCGTATTTTTAGGAGTGGTCATTTACAATGCTTTGTTTGGTTATGGCATAATGGATGTGCTGTTTGGTGGTGGTCAAACATTGTTAGCCTTGACTCTTACAAGTTTTTTACAAAATAAAGTTAAAGATGAAAAAGTATTATTAGGATTAAATATTGTCTTTTTCACGTTTAGTATGTTTCTAATTGCCGTTATGCTTATGTTTACAGCAGATTTACCATTTTGGCCGACATACTTTACGACGGGGTTGAGTGAATTGATCATTATGAGTATTTCTGCACCACTCATGTATTGGCTAAATCGTAATGTGAATTTTTCTAAACAATTTTAA
- a CDS encoding PTS mannose/fructose/sorbose/N-acetylgalactosamine transporter subunit IIC — MDYNFIQILLVFIVTFIAAIDQFSFLESLYQPIVTGMVIGLILGDLQTGLIVGGTYQLMTIGNMPVGGAQPPNAVIGGIMAAILSITLKLEPTAAVATAIPFSLLGQYAVTLIFSAMSPVMSVADNYAHDANTKGIDRINYLAMAAIGAIFGLIVVLFFIGGATFGEQVVSAIPEWLMKGLSAAGGMMRYVGFAILLKVMVSRDMWGFYFMGFGLATIVMAAPSLSGPALIILAFIGFALAFWDYQIQSKFKTATANANDFGGDEDGI, encoded by the coding sequence ATGGATTATAATTTCATTCAGATTTTATTGGTCTTTATCGTAACGTTTATTGCGGCGATTGACCAATTCAGTTTCTTGGAATCATTATATCAACCGATTGTTACGGGGATGGTAATTGGTCTTATTTTAGGAGATTTACAAACAGGTTTAATTGTTGGTGGTACGTATCAATTAATGACTATCGGGAACATGCCAGTTGGTGGAGCACAGCCGCCTAATGCCGTTATCGGCGGGATTATGGCCGCAATTTTATCCATTACATTGAAATTAGAACCAACTGCGGCCGTAGCAACTGCAATTCCATTTTCATTGTTAGGACAATATGCGGTTACGCTAATTTTCTCTGCAATGTCACCAGTAATGTCTGTAGCAGATAATTACGCACACGATGCTAATACAAAAGGAATTGATCGGATTAACTATCTGGCGATGGCAGCAATTGGTGCTATCTTTGGTTTAATTGTTGTTTTATTCTTTATCGGTGGCGCAACATTTGGGGAACAAGTCGTTAGTGCTATTCCTGAATGGTTAATGAAAGGATTATCTGCAGCTGGCGGTATGATGCGTTATGTCGGTTTTGCAATTTTATTAAAAGTTATGGTTTCTCGTGATATGTGGGGCTTTTATTTCATGGGCTTTGGCCTTGCAACAATCGTAATGGCAGCACCAAGCTTGTCAGGTCCAGCCTTGATTATCTTGGCATTTATCGGCTTTGCGTTAGCCTTCTGGGATTACCAAATCCAATCTAAATTTAAAACAGCAACAGCCAATGCAAATGACTTCGGAGGTGACGAAGATGGCATATAA
- a CDS encoding diacylglycerol/lipid kinase family protein has product MKFHYILLINQVSGNGNGQKVGTIIQNLLEEQKMSYESYYTEYAGHEANLTKELVATKLVGWNTKIKADYADKLYPLLVVIGGDGTLHQVLNQLYRMDKKIPVSYIPGGSGNDFARGIKLPRDPQKAFWAIQRAKEPKIVNTLTYEEKIQNETGLAINNIGIGLDAAIVAATNDSKTKKTLNKYNLGSFAYMASIVKVLFTQKGFPILLEVNGEQRSFKKAFLCTTTNHPYFGGGVAIAPMAKATASDLDLVVVERISMIKIFGLIIRLITNKLTTSKHYHHFTGHKLRIVSTVPEYGQADGEVMGIRPFDITFSTYPQLIWYYSD; this is encoded by the coding sequence GTGAAATTTCATTACATACTTTTGATTAATCAAGTTTCTGGCAATGGCAATGGCCAAAAAGTCGGGACCATTATCCAAAACTTATTAGAGGAACAAAAAATGAGCTATGAAAGTTATTATACTGAATATGCTGGCCACGAAGCCAATTTAACCAAAGAGCTCGTTGCGACTAAGCTAGTAGGCTGGAACACAAAAATAAAAGCCGATTATGCAGATAAACTTTATCCCTTATTGGTAGTAATTGGCGGTGATGGAACTTTACACCAAGTTTTAAATCAACTTTACCGAATGGATAAAAAAATTCCAGTTAGTTACATTCCTGGTGGCTCAGGAAATGATTTTGCTAGAGGAATTAAACTACCTAGAGATCCCCAAAAAGCATTTTGGGCGATTCAGCGGGCAAAAGAGCCCAAAATAGTCAATACATTAACTTATGAGGAAAAAATCCAAAATGAAACCGGACTTGCAATTAATAATATCGGTATTGGTTTAGATGCTGCTATTGTAGCTGCCACCAACGACTCTAAAACAAAGAAAACTTTAAACAAGTATAATCTTGGCTCTTTTGCGTATATGGCTTCTATTGTCAAAGTTCTATTCACACAAAAGGGGTTTCCAATTTTACTAGAAGTAAATGGCGAACAACGTTCTTTTAAAAAAGCATTTTTATGTACTACAACAAATCATCCTTATTTTGGTGGCGGCGTGGCTATCGCACCAATGGCAAAAGCAACAGCTTCAGATTTGGATTTAGTTGTAGTAGAGAGAATTTCCATGATTAAAATCTTTGGGTTGATTATTCGCTTAATTACGAATAAGTTAACCACATCAAAACATTATCATCATTTTACTGGCCACAAACTCCGTATTGTCTCTACTGTGCCAGAATATGGTCAAGCCGATGGAGAAGTAATGGGAATCCGGCCCTTTGATATTACATTTTCTACCTACCCACAATTAATCTGGTATTATTCTGATTAA
- a CDS encoding PTS sugar transporter subunit IIA, with the protein MIGCVLTGHGSFAPGLYGALTMIAGEQDFFNVIAFEDGQNVDDFEEKMKQAVKQLTETCEGVLIFSDLLGGSPFKTAMIAAQDFETVEVIAGANLPMLIETIGLRYASTDLEQLTQQAITAGQSGVVHPKLVIKEDEEFGEEGI; encoded by the coding sequence ATGATTGGTTGTGTATTGACTGGTCATGGATCATTTGCACCAGGGCTTTATGGTGCATTAACAATGATTGCCGGTGAACAAGATTTTTTTAACGTAATTGCCTTTGAGGATGGACAAAACGTTGATGATTTTGAAGAAAAAATGAAACAAGCGGTGAAACAATTAACTGAAACTTGTGAAGGTGTTTTAATTTTCAGTGATTTATTAGGCGGATCGCCCTTTAAAACTGCGATGATTGCAGCACAAGATTTTGAGACAGTAGAAGTGATTGCGGGGGCAAATTTACCAATGTTAATTGAAACAATTGGATTACGTTATGCCAGCACAGATTTGGAGCAATTGACACAACAGGCAATAACAGCAGGACAATCAGGTGTTGTTCATCCCAAACTGGTTATTAAAGAAGACGAGGAATTCGGGGAAGAAGGAATTTAA
- the trmL gene encoding tRNA (uridine(34)/cytosine(34)/5-carboxymethylaminomethyluridine(34)-2'-O)-methyltransferase TrmL has product MKLNHIVLFEPQIPANTGNIARTCAATNTPLHLIEPLGFSTDDKHLKRAGLDYWHDVNITYHKDLTAFLAYLGERRLYLITKFANHVYSEVDYTADDEIFLMFGKETTGLPEEFMRENPEKCLRIPMNDEHVRSLNLSNTAALVIYEALRQQGFPNLELRHHYENDKLD; this is encoded by the coding sequence ATGAAATTGAACCATATCGTTTTATTTGAACCTCAAATTCCAGCCAATACTGGAAATATTGCCCGTACGTGTGCGGCAACGAATACACCTTTGCATTTAATTGAACCACTGGGTTTTTCAACAGATGATAAACATTTAAAAAGAGCGGGTTTGGATTATTGGCATGATGTGAATATTACGTATCATAAAGATTTAACAGCATTTTTAGCATATTTGGGAGAGCGTCGTCTTTACTTGATTACAAAATTTGCCAATCACGTCTATAGTGAAGTTGATTACACCGCAGATGATGAAATATTTTTGATGTTTGGAAAAGAAACAACCGGATTACCAGAAGAGTTCATGCGGGAAAATCCAGAAAAGTGTTTACGTATTCCGATGAATGACGAACATGTTCGTTCGTTGAATTTATCAAATACCGCTGCGCTTGTCATATACGAAGCACTGCGACAACAAGGATTTCCTAATTTGGAATTACGACATCACTATGAAAATGATAAATTAGATTAA
- a CDS encoding methyltransferase domain-containing protein, whose protein sequence is MLKKIDWGKQFVTENSPLFLCPLCQNPMGASANGLKCENNHHFDVSKKGTLYFLQKNITSGYDRRLFTARRQLIQAGMYDGLLDKLREYIPQNTTVLDVGCGEGSFFNKIATDKNITGVGFDIAKDGVYMATEQTEPLFWCIADLTRLPFSHQVFDIVLNLFTPSNYKEFKRVLKPSGTLVKVVPRSGYLQELRQAFYPTNQKKQHYENYEVIQHFEEQFKLVNHHEITYTFDILPKNQAALLEMSPLEWGVSAEQKEIVAKNPLNKITIDLDVLIGKEK, encoded by the coding sequence ATGTTAAAAAAAATTGATTGGGGCAAGCAATTTGTGACTGAGAATTCCCCGTTGTTTTTATGTCCGTTGTGTCAAAATCCAATGGGAGCTTCTGCTAACGGATTGAAGTGCGAAAATAATCATCATTTTGATGTCTCAAAAAAAGGGACGCTATATTTTTTACAAAAAAATATTACCAGCGGCTATGATCGACGCTTATTTACCGCAAGACGCCAATTAATTCAAGCAGGAATGTACGATGGCTTGCTGGATAAGCTACGAGAATATATTCCGCAAAATACAACAGTTCTAGATGTAGGCTGTGGTGAAGGTAGTTTTTTTAACAAAATAGCAACTGATAAAAACATTACGGGAGTGGGTTTTGATATTGCAAAAGATGGTGTCTACATGGCAACAGAACAAACTGAACCATTATTTTGGTGTATCGCTGATTTGACACGGTTGCCTTTTTCTCATCAAGTTTTTGATATTGTATTAAACTTATTCACCCCGTCAAATTATAAAGAATTTAAACGTGTTTTAAAGCCGAGCGGTACCTTAGTGAAAGTTGTCCCAAGAAGCGGCTATTTGCAAGAATTGCGGCAAGCTTTTTATCCAACGAACCAAAAGAAACAACATTATGAAAATTATGAAGTAATCCAACATTTTGAAGAACAATTTAAATTAGTAAATCATCATGAAATAACGTATACATTTGATATTTTGCCAAAAAATCAAGCAGCATTATTGGAAATGTCTCCACTAGAATGGGGTGTTTCTGCTGAGCAAAAAGAAATTGTAGCCAAAAATCCGTTAAATAAAATTACAATCGATTTAGATGTCCTAATTGGAAAAGAAAAATGA
- the rpmG gene encoding 50S ribosomal protein L33, with the protein MGAKKAALACSVCGSRNYTKSVSEGKKGERLEINKFCKYCNQYTLHRETK; encoded by the coding sequence ATGGGTGCGAAAAAAGCCGCTTTAGCCTGCTCCGTTTGCGGATCTCGTAACTACACAAAATCAGTGAGTGAAGGGAAAAAAGGCGAACGTTTGGAGATTAATAAATTTTGTAAATATTGCAATCAATATACGTTGCATCGAGAAACCAAATAG
- the nusG gene encoding transcription termination/antitermination protein NusG, with amino-acid sequence MESFERNWYVLHTYSGYENKVKANIESRAQSMGMGDFIFRVVVPEETEKELKNGKEKEVVHKTFPGYVLVEMVMTDESWYVVRNTPGVTGFVGSHGAGSKPAPLLQEEINHILRSIGMSTRTSDLEVNVGDTVKIIEGAFAGLEGQVAEIDEEKQKLKVNIDMFGRETSTELDFEQVDSL; translated from the coding sequence ATGGAATCATTTGAAAGAAACTGGTATGTGCTGCACACATATTCTGGGTATGAAAACAAAGTAAAAGCAAACATCGAATCGCGGGCACAAAGTATGGGTATGGGCGATTTTATTTTTCGCGTTGTTGTTCCAGAAGAAACTGAGAAAGAATTAAAGAACGGTAAAGAAAAAGAAGTCGTTCATAAAACTTTTCCAGGGTATGTCTTAGTCGAGATGGTCATGACAGATGAATCGTGGTATGTAGTACGTAATACGCCTGGTGTTACTGGTTTTGTCGGCTCTCATGGTGCTGGTAGTAAACCTGCGCCTTTATTACAAGAAGAAATTAATCACATCTTACGCTCAATCGGAATGAGTACAAGAACAAGTGATTTAGAAGTCAATGTAGGAGACACTGTGAAAATTATTGAAGGTGCTTTTGCAGGATTAGAAGGACAAGTAGCTGAAATTGACGAAGAAAAACAAAAATTGAAAGTTAATATTGATATGTTCGGCCGTGAAACAAGTACAGAATTAGACTTCGAACAAGTTGATAGTTTATAG
- the yajC gene encoding preprotein translocase subunit YajC produces MSIWNSILGASIVVLVFVIAFAIIYYFVGAKGMKSQKEHFKKLHQSLAPGQQVKFSNGLYGTVKVINQKKDTVDIEVKSGTVIEVSRYAISEIIK; encoded by the coding sequence ATGAGCATTTGGAACAGTATTCTAGGTGCTTCAATTGTAGTCTTAGTTTTTGTAATCGCTTTTGCTATTATTTATTATTTTGTGGGGGCTAAAGGGATGAAGTCCCAAAAAGAGCATTTCAAAAAATTGCATCAATCCCTTGCGCCTGGACAGCAAGTGAAATTTTCTAATGGGCTTTATGGCACTGTGAAAGTTATCAATCAAAAGAAAGATACAGTGGATATTGAAGTTAAATCAGGGACTGTAATTGAAGTTTCACGCTATGCAATCTCAGAAATCATTAAATAG
- a CDS encoding copper homeostasis protein CutC, which yields MIKEFCAENFTDVPAAIHAGAKRIELCDNLAVGGTTPSTGVIEETLSYAGEKGIPVMTMIRPRGGDFIYNDTELKIMHTDLIEAKKIGTDGVVFGCLTPSGWLDEEALELLIETAEGLQITFHMAFDAIPQTRQFEAIDWLADHGVTRILTHGGPSGTSILENLPWLKELITHADNRLTILPGAGINAENVTDIVSVLGVNEAHGTKIVSIAK from the coding sequence ATGATTAAAGAATTTTGTGCTGAAAATTTTACCGACGTCCCCGCAGCCATTCACGCTGGTGCTAAACGAATTGAATTGTGTGATAACTTAGCTGTAGGCGGAACAACTCCAAGTACAGGCGTAATTGAAGAAACGTTAAGTTACGCAGGTGAAAAAGGAATTCCCGTTATGACGATGATTCGACCGCGTGGTGGTGATTTTATCTACAACGATACCGAACTAAAAATTATGCATACTGATTTAATTGAAGCCAAAAAGATAGGAACAGACGGGGTCGTTTTTGGATGCTTAACACCTAGTGGCTGGCTCGATGAAGAAGCGTTGGAACTTTTAATTGAAACAGCAGAGGGACTACAAATTACTTTCCATATGGCGTTTGATGCTATTCCACAAACGCGCCAGTTTGAAGCCATTGACTGGTTAGCAGATCACGGCGTTACACGAATTTTAACCCACGGTGGTCCAAGTGGCACGTCTATTTTGGAAAATCTACCTTGGTTAAAAGAATTAATTACGCATGCTGATAATCGTTTGACTATTTTACCTGGTGCTGGTATTAATGCTGAAAATGTCACCGACATTGTGTCTGTATTAGGAGTTAATGAAGCACATGGAACCAAAATTGTCAGTATAGCTAAATAA
- the agaV gene encoding PTS N-acetylgalactosamine transporter subunit IIB, which yields MSEPNILLTRIDNRLIHGQVATQWNGTLGANLILVANDKVAGDKVRQGLMDMAAPSGVQTRYFTIQKTIDIIHKASPKQKIFIIAENPEDVLKLVEGGVPIKKLNIGNMHMAEGKRQVATTVAVDDADVAAFKKLQDLGVELEIRRVPTTAVEDSSKLFN from the coding sequence ATGTCAGAACCAAATATTTTATTAACACGTATCGATAACCGGTTAATTCACGGCCAAGTTGCAACGCAGTGGAATGGCACTTTAGGGGCTAATTTAATTTTAGTGGCCAACGATAAAGTAGCCGGCGATAAAGTTCGCCAAGGATTAATGGATATGGCGGCACCAAGCGGGGTTCAAACACGGTATTTCACGATCCAAAAGACGATCGATATCATCCACAAAGCATCACCAAAACAAAAAATCTTCATTATTGCAGAAAATCCTGAAGATGTTTTGAAATTAGTTGAAGGAGGAGTGCCAATTAAAAAATTAAATATTGGAAACATGCATATGGCAGAAGGTAAACGCCAAGTAGCGACAACTGTTGCTGTGGATGATGCAGACGTTGCAGCCTTTAAAAAGCTACAAGATTTAGGGGTGGAGCTTGAAATACGACGCGTGCCAACTACAGCAGTAGAAGACAGCAGCAAACTATTCAACTAA
- the cbpA gene encoding cyclic di-AMP binding protein CbpA, with protein MLLKTMVYKKRDLTTVKETATLAEALEILENSGFRCVPILDESEKIFRGNIYKMHIYRHKANGGDMNLPVTHLLKNATKFIYVNSSFFKVFFTIKELPYIAVLNENNEFYGILTHSSLLNMLSQSWSIDQGSYVLTIASTGKQGDLAAISKIIAKYSSIASCITLDIGKDEFIRRTLITLPAKTDKALCDKIISHLESKNFKVVEVEDLTLSE; from the coding sequence ATGTTACTAAAAACCATGGTGTATAAGAAAAGAGATTTGACTACGGTCAAAGAAACTGCAACATTGGCTGAAGCATTGGAAATTTTGGAAAATTCTGGTTTTCGTTGTGTGCCTATTTTAGACGAAAGTGAAAAAATTTTCCGTGGGAACATTTATAAAATGCACATTTACCGTCACAAAGCTAATGGCGGTGATATGAATTTACCTGTTACTCACTTGTTAAAAAATGCGACAAAATTCATTTACGTCAATTCTTCTTTCTTTAAGGTCTTCTTCACTATTAAAGAACTTCCTTATATTGCCGTTTTAAATGAAAACAATGAGTTTTATGGTATTTTGACCCATAGTTCATTACTAAATATGTTATCTCAATCTTGGAGTATCGATCAAGGCAGTTACGTTTTAACAATCGCTTCAACTGGTAAACAAGGTGACTTGGCTGCTATTAGTAAAATCATTGCAAAGTACAGCAGCATTGCTAGCTGTATTACATTAGATATCGGTAAGGATGAATTTATTCGCCGTACTTTAATTACGCTACCAGCCAAAACAGACAAAGCATTATGCGATAAAATTATCAGCCACTTAGAAAGCAAAAACTTTAAAGTAGTCGAAGTAGAAGACCTCACTCTTTCTGAATAA
- a CDS encoding histidine phosphatase family protein produces MELYFTRHGKTEWNNERRFQGAKGDSPLLAESLAEIKLLGGHLKDIPFEKIYASTAPRAMKTAQGIAAELNYQPEIIYNDGLKELGLGDLEGQLIDEMAIRYPRELHNLRYHLDHYDPSIFKGEKIEDALARIETVVCDAVIQNKGPLLFVGHGASLTAAIQWLAGKQLGQLREMGGLVNNSLSIMTTKEPKNLMPFKLTKWNDASFLGNQSSLDALL; encoded by the coding sequence ATGGAGTTATATTTTACCCGCCATGGTAAGACAGAATGGAATAATGAACGACGATTTCAAGGAGCAAAAGGCGATTCTCCGCTACTTGCAGAAAGTTTAGCAGAAATTAAACTGCTGGGAGGACATCTAAAAGATATTCCTTTTGAAAAAATTTATGCCAGTACAGCCCCTCGTGCAATGAAAACAGCACAAGGAATTGCAGCAGAACTAAACTATCAACCAGAGATTATTTATAATGATGGCTTAAAGGAATTGGGTCTGGGTGATTTAGAAGGTCAATTAATTGATGAAATGGCTATTCGTTATCCTCGTGAATTGCATAATCTCCGTTATCATTTGGATCATTATGATCCAAGCATTTTTAAAGGAGAAAAAATTGAAGATGCTTTAGCCCGAATTGAAACGGTTGTTTGTGATGCGGTGATACAAAATAAAGGGCCACTATTATTTGTTGGTCACGGGGCATCGTTAACTGCTGCTATTCAATGGTTAGCTGGAAAACAACTCGGACAATTACGAGAAATGGGCGGCTTAGTGAACAATAGCTTGAGTATTATGACAACAAAAGAACCTAAAAACCTAATGCCATTCAAATTAACAAAATGGAATGATGCCAGCTTTTTAGGCAATCAAAGCAGCTTGGACGCCTTATTATAG